Part of the Azospirillum thiophilum genome, TCTCGGCCGTGGTGGTGGCGGGGCTGGGCATCGCCGCCAACAAGCTGATCTTCTGGCCGCTGCGCCGCGACCATGAATTCACCATCCTGCTGTCCAGCCTGGGCCTCGCCCTGCTGATCGCCAACGGTGGCGAACTGCTGTTCGGTGCCGACCCGAAATATGTCGAGAGCCCCTTCGCCGACGAGGTGCTGGAGATCGGCACGGTGACGCTGACCCAGCAGCGCGTGCTGGTGTTCGCCGCCGCGGTGGTGGCGCTGGTGGCGGTCTACCTGTTCATCCGCTATTCGCGCTTCGGCAAGATGATGCGGGCGACGGCGCAGAATCCGGACGGCGCGGCGCTGACCGGCATCAACATCGGGCTGGTCCACACCTACACCTTCGCGCTGGCCTGCGGACTGGCGGCGCTGTCGGGTGCGCTGGTCGGACCCACCGTGATGATCTTCCCGACCATCGGCAACTGGGCGGTGCTGAAGGGCTTCATCGTCGTCATCATGGGCGGTCTGGGCAGCGTCACCGGCGCCCTGTTCGCCGGCCTTCTGCTCGGCGTCATCGAATCGCTGGGCGGCGGTTACATCTCCCTCGGCTTCATGGAGGCGATCGGCTACGCGATGATCATCGCGGTCCTGCTGTGGCGCCCCAACGGCCTGTTCAGCACGGCAAGGGGTCTGCGATGAGCACTCATTCCCACGGCCGCCCCCTGGCCCAACCTTTCGCCATCGGGGGCGGCGTCGCGGCGCTGGCCGTCCTGCCCTTCCTGGCCGGCAACGCCTATCTGGAGCATCTGCTGGTCCTGTGGATGCTGTATGCGCTGCTGGCGCTCAGCCTCAACATCGTGATCGGCTATCTGGGCGAGCTCACCTTCGGCCATGCCGCCTTCGTCGGTGTCGGCGCCTACACCTCGGCCATCCTCAGCACCCAGCTCGGCCTGCCGCCGCTGCTGGGCCTGCCGATGGCCGGACTGGTGGCGGCGATGTTCGGGCTGGTCATCGGCTATGCGGCGCTGCGGGTGGTCGGGCCGCAATTCGCCATCCTGACGCTGGGCTTCGGCGCCATCCTGTTCACCATCACCAACCATTGGGTCGACCTGACGCGCGGGCCGATGGGCATCTCCGACATCCCGCCGATGGCGGTCGGGCCTCTGACCTTCACCGCCGCGCGCGAGACCTACTATCTGGTGCTGGTGCTGGTGCTGGCGACGGCCTATCTCTGCCACGCGCTGGTGAGCAGCCGCACCGGCCGCGCCTTCCTGGCGGTGCGGGAGAATGCGCCGCTCGCCGCCTCGCTCGGCATCAACGTCTTCCACACCAAGCTGCTGGGCTTCGTCGCCGCCACCGCCATCGCCGGCATCGGCGGTGCCATCTACGCCCACTATATCCGGGTCATCACCCCCGACATCATGGGCGTCCACAATGTGGCGGCGCTGATCATCGTCGTCATCATCGGCGGGCGGGGCACCATCCTGGGGCCGATCCTGGGGGCGCTGGTCTATATCGGCCTGCTGGAATCGCTGCGCGTCGCCGGTCCGCTGCGCATGGTCATCTTCGCGGCCCTGCTGACCGGAACCGTGGTGTTCCTGCCAGGCGGGCTGGTCAGCCTGTGGCAGCGCTGGCGCAACAGCCACAAGGCTGAGAACAACCTGCCGGCCGCCGCCAACGGCCTGCCCAGCACCGAGGGGGGTGCGAAATGAACGCCGCCGTTCAATCGAGCACGGGCAACGCGGGCGAAATCCTGGCGGTCAGCAACCTGACCCGCATCTTCGGCGGCCTGACCGCGGTGCGCGACGTCACCATGACGGTGCGGACCGGAGAGGTGGTCGGGCTGATCGGGCCGAACGGCGCCGGCAAGACGACGCTGTTCAACATGCTGGGCGGCTCGCTGCCGCCGTCGTCGGGCAGCATCCGCTTCGACGGCAGCGACTGCACCGGTGCGCCGTCGCACGTCATGGGGCAGCGCGGCGTCTCGCGCACCTTCCAGATCACCAGCCTGTTTCCCAGCCTGACCGCGCTCGACAATGTGCGCAGCGCCGCCTACCGCACCACGCGGGCCGGCTGGGGCGCTGCCATCCTCCGCAACGCCGCCTACCGGCGGGAAGAGGAGGAACTGCGGCGCAAGGCGCTGGAGATCCTGGCCTTCTGCGACCTCGACCACCGCGCCGACACGCTTGCCGACGCCATGTCCTATGGCGAGCAGCGCCGGCTGGAGATCGCCATCGCGCTGGCCGCCGAGCCGCGCCTGCTGCTGCTGGACGAGCCGGCCGCCGGCATGAATCCGGAGGAGGGCCAGCGGCTGGTCGAGATGATCCGCCGCATCCGCGCCCGCGGCGTCACCGTCCTGCTGGTGGAGCACCACATGCGGGTGGTCGCCAGCGTCTGCGACCGGCTGGTCGTGCTCGACCATGGGGTCAAGATCGCCGAAGGGCCGCCGGCCCAGGTGCTGAACGACGCGGAAGTGATCCGCGTGTATCTGGGACGGGAGCCGGTCGATGCTTAAGGTCGAAGGTCTGAAGGTCCGCTACGGCCACCGCGAGGCGGTCCACAACGTCTCGCTGACCGTCGAGGACGGCGAGCTGGTGACGCTGGTCGGCTCCAACGGCGCCGGCAAGACGACGACGCTGAAGGCGATCTCCGCCCTGCTGCGGCCGAGCGGCGGGACGATCACCTTCGACGGCGAGCGCATCGACCGGCTGGCGCCGCATCAGGTCATCGAACGCGGGCTGGTCCATGTGCCGGAAGGCCGCCAGCTCTTCCCCGACATGACGGTGCTGGAGCATCTGGAGCTGGGGGCCCTGCGCGGCCGGCCGGGCAGCATGGGCTTCGCCGAGCGGCTGCGCTGGGTCTATGAGCTGTTCCCCATCCTGGCCGAGCGCCGCACCCAGAAGGCCGGCACGATGAGCGGCGGGCAGCAGCAGCTGGTGGCCTTCGGCCGCGGGCTGATGGCCAACCCGAAATGCCTGATGCTGGACGAACCGACGCTGGGACTGGCGCCGATCATCGTCGACACGCTGGCCGACACGATCCGGAGCCTGCACGGCACGGGCATCACCATCCTGCTGGTCGAACAGCGGGTGGATCTGGCGCTGCGGCTGGCCGACCGCGCCTATGTGCTGGAGACCGGACGGGTGGTGATGGAGGATTCGGCCCAGACGCTGCTGGCCGACCCGCGCATCAAGACCGCCTATCTCGGGCTGTAGGCAATGGCCGGCGGAGATGTCATCGGGCGGGCGCGGGCCATCGTCGGGCCGGCGCAGGTGCTGTGCGAACCGGCCGACACCGCGCCCTTCCTGGCGGATTGGCGCGGCCGCTACCGCGGGACGGCGCTGGGCGTCGTCCACCCGGCCGATGCGGCGCAGGTGGCGGCCGTCGTCCGGCTCTGTGCGGAGACCGGCACCCCGCTGGTGCCGCAGGGCGGCAACACCGGGGTCGTCGGCGGCGCCATTCCCGACGCGTCCGGCCGCAGCCTGGTGCTGTGCCTGTCGCGGCTGAACCGCGTCCGTGAGGTCGATCCGGTCGGCGACAGCCTGACGGTGGAGGCCGGCTGCACCCTGGCCGCGGTCCAGGCCGCCGCGGAGGCCGCCGGCCGGCTGTTCCCGATGAGCCTCGGCAGCGAGGGAAGCTGTCAGATCGGCGGCACCATCGCCACCAATGCCGGCGGCACCGCCGTCCTGCGCTATGGCCCGATGCGCGACCTCGTGCTTGGGCTGGAGGTGGTGCTGCCCGACGGCACGCTGTGGGATGGCCTGCGGGCACTTCGCAAGGACAACACCGGCTATGCGCTGAAGCATCTGTTCATCGGGGCCGAGGGCACGCTGGGCATCGTCACCGCGGCGACGCTGAAGCTGTTCCCGCGTCCGCGCAGCAGCGCAACCGCCTTTCTCGCCCTGGCCTCGCTGGAGGCGGCGCTGGAGGTGTTCTCCCGGCTGCGCGGCACGCTGGGCGACCGGGTGACCACGGCGGAAATCCTGTCGGAGGCGCAGCTGGCGGCGGTGCTGGCCCATGTGCCGGGAACGGTCCGGCCGCTCGCCACTCCGGCTCCCTGGTGTCTGCTGGCCGAGGTCACCGACCCGATGGCCGGGCTCGACCTTGCCGGGGCGCTGGAGGCGGTGCTGGCCGAGGGGTTGGAGGATGGCAGCATCGCCGATGCGCTGGTCGCCCGCAGCGAGGCCCAGGCCGCGGCCTTGTGGAAACTGCGCCACAGCGTGTCGGAGGCCAACCGCAAGAGCGGCATCGTCATCGGCCACGACACCGCGGTGCCGACCGCCCGCATCCCCGATTTCGTCGTCCGCGCTACCGCGGCAATCGCAGCGGTGCGGGCGGATGCCCGCGTCATGGCGGTCGGGCACATCGGCGACGGCAACATCCATCTGGTCGCCATCCTGCCGGAAAGCGCCCGAACGACGGGCAAGCCGCTGGAACCGGCGGCCCAGGCGATCAGCGCCGCGGTCCACCGGGTGGCGGTCGAGCTGGGTGGCACCATCAGCGCCGAGCACGGCATCGGCCAGAGCGGGCGCGACGCGCTGGCCGTCTTCAAGGGGCCGGCGGAAATGGCGTTGATGGACGGCATCAAGCGGCTGTTCGACCCGCGGGGGATCATGAATCCCGGCAAGGTCGTCGGACCCGCCACGCCTTGATTCCAAGGGTTGGATCGCGGCGGGGCTTGACCATATGGCAGGGGATGGAGCCGAAACCCCGATCCCAGCCCGACCGCCGATCCGTGCTCGCCGCCGCTGCTGCCGCCGTCGGCTCGCTGCTGCCGGGCAGCCTTCCGGCCGCGGCGGCCGGGCGGCCCGCCAGCCCCGCCGATGCCGTCGGCCGGGCACTGCTGGACCGGACCCTGCTGGACCGGGCGCTCGACCGGGCGGCGGGCCTCGACCAGCTCCATGCCCTGGTGATCGGCCGGCACGGCACGGTGGTATCCGCCGAAGCATTCCGGGGACCGCCGGTCGGCCGCAAGGTGAATGTCAAGTCGGTGTCCAAGACGATCGTCGCCTCGCTGGCCGGCGTGGCGCTCGACCGCGGCCTGCTGCGCGGCGTCGACGCGACGCTCGGCGTGACGGCGCCGGACCTCGTGCCGGCGGGCGCCGATCCGCGGGTGCGCGGCATCACGATGGCGCAGCTCCTCACCATGCAGGCGGGCCTGGAGCCGACTTCGGGGCCGGGGTACGGCCGCTGGATCGGCAGCCGGAACTGGGTCGCGGATGCGCTCGGCCGCCCCTTCGTCGCCGAACCGGGCGAGCGGATGATCTATTCCACCGGCAGCTATCACGTGCTGGGCGCGGTGCTGGCCCGCGTCTCCGGGCGCAGCCTGCTGTCGCTGGCGCGCGACTGGCTCGGCCGGCCGCTCGGCATCGACCTGCCGGGATGGACCCGCGATCCGCAGGGCTATTATCTCGGCGGCAACAACATGGCGCTGTCGCCACTCGACCTGTTCCGCTTCGGCGAGATGTGGAGCCGCGGCGGGGTCTGGGACGGACGTCCGGTGGTGAGCGCGGCCTGGGCCCAGGCAAGCTGGATACCGCGGACGCGCTCCCCCTACTCCGGCGACGCCTATGGATATGGCTGGTTCCTGGCGGAGTCGAACGGGCACCGGATCGCCTATGCGCGCGGCTATGGCGGTCAGATGCTGTATCTCGTCCCGTCGCTGGGGCTGACCGTCGTCGTCACCTCCGACCCGACCCGGCCGGCCCGGTCGGACGGGTATGTCGGCGAATTGGGCGCGCTGCTGACCGGCCACATCATGCCGGCGGCGGAGATGGCGTGAGCGCCACCCGCTACCGGACGAGGTCGTGGAACTCCGGGTTGCGCTCGATATAGCCGGCGAAGAAGCTGCAAAGCGGGACGGCCTTCAGACCGCGGGCGCGGACATCCTCGAGGGCGCCCTTGGCCAAGGCCGAGGCGATACCCTGCCCGGACAGGCTCTTCGGCACCTCCGTATGGGTGAAGGCGATCTCCCCGTCCCGCAACTCGTAGACGGCGACGGCGGTGGCGCCGTCGACGGTCAATTCGTAACGGCTGTCCGCCGCGTTGTCTCGCACGTCCGCGTGCAGGGTCATGTCTTGCGCCTCCAGTCGAACCGGGTATCCGGAGCCCCACTATCTGGGCGTCGGACAGGCCCGGTCCAACCCCCCTCCCGCGACGCAACCACGGATCGGTCAGGCCAGCAGGCCGGCGACCTCCACGCCGCGCTCCCGGCCCAGGCTCTCCAGCATCGCCAGCGTCGCGCCGTCCAGCGGAATGCCGTCGGCCAGCCGCTGGGCGCGGGTCCGCCGTTCCGGCTCGCCCGGCAACTGGACGGCCTCGGCACCGGGGGCGGCCGGGGTGTCGCGGACATAGGCGAGCAGGTCGTCGAGGTCGGCGGCCCAATGGGCGTTGCCGCCGCGCGCGGGGTCGAAGACGATGGCGAACAGGTTGTTCATCACCCGCCCGGAATCCTGGTGCGACGGCGTGCCGGGCATGGCCGACGCCAGCGCCCCGGCGAGAACGTCGCACATCAGCGCCAGACCGAACCCCTTGTGCCCGCCCGCGGTCCCGCCCAGCGGCAGCAGGGCGCCCGACGGCTCCCGGAACATCACGCCCGGATCCAGCGTCGCCTCGCCATCGGCGTCGAGCAGCAGGCCGGACGCCATCTCCCGCCCCTTGTTCATGGCGACGCGGCATTTGCCGACCGCGACGGCGCTGGTGGCGAAATCGAGGACGAGGGCCGGGTTGGCCGGCGTGGCCGGAACCGCGATGCAGATCGGGTTGGTGCCCAACCGCGGCCGGGTGCCGTCATGCGGCGCCACCGCCGGGCGGGTGACGACGTTGACGAAGGCAAGGGCGACCAGACCGGCGTCGCTGCACTGCTCGCCATAGGATCCCACGCGGCCGATATGGTGGGTGTCGCGCAGGGACAGCGCAACCAGACCCTCCTGCCGGGCCTGGGCAATGGCGAGATCCATCGCCTCGCGCGCGATCGCCTGTCCATAGCCGCTCCCGCCGCCGACCGACAGGAAGGGGCCGGAGCGGCCGAGCACGGTCGCGTGCTGGTTGGGCCGCAGCAGCCCGGCGGCGATGGCCGGCATGTACATCGCCAGCATGCCGACGCCGTGGCTGTCATGGCCGCGCAGGTTGGCCTCGACCAGATGGTCGGCGACGACCCCGGCCTCCGCCGCGTCGCTGCCCGCCGCCCGCAGCAGCAGGCGGACCGCCTCGGCCAGCCGCTCCGCCGTCACCGGGCGGACGCCGGTCCCATAGACCCCGGCGTTGAAGGACGCCGCAGCGGCGAAGGGATCCTTGGGTGTTTCGTTCATGTCGAGCGTTTCGTTCATGTCGGGGTGTTCGCCCATGTCCTGGTTTCCCGGCCCGCCGGCATCGCCGCCGTCACCGGTCCTTGAGACCCGGCCTGTATCTGGTCGTTGGGACGCGACCGGAACAAGGGCCGAATTGACGCGGAGGGCGGCGGAGGAGCGCGGCGATGGAACGTTTGAAACAGTATGGAACAGGAATCCGGGCCTGTTCCATCCGCGGCGGCGGCGGCCGGCGGACATCCCGAAGGCCCCCCCGCGGAGACAGCGCGGCGGGGCCAGGGGTTCGGCAAGGTGGCTCGATCCGGACAAGCGGGATGCTCCATGGCCGGGGACAGGACATCCATTCCTATCACGGGCCGTGGAAGCCGATAAGTGGCGGCTGAAAATACCCGAAGGACAGGGCAGGCTCCCGGCGGATCGTATCGCCGGGAACCTGCCTGTTATCCGCTGTCCGTGCCCGGTCAGGCGGCGTTGACCTCGGCCACGAAGCGCCGCACCTCGTCCTTCAGGCGATCCGACTGCTCGGACACGTTCTCCACGCTGGAGGACACCAGACGCATGCGGTCGCTGGTGGTGGTCATGGTCGCCGACAGCGAGCCGACGCTGCTGGTGACGCGGCGGGAGTTGTCGGCGGCGGTGCGGGCGTTGGCGAAGATCTGGTGGGTCGCCGCCTCCTGCTGCTGCACGGCCGACGCGACCTCGCCGTTCAGCGCGCTGAGGTTGGTGATCAGGCTGGCGATGCCCTCGATCGCGGCGATGGCGTTGGCCGTCGCCGCCCGGATTGCGCCGACCTGCGACTGGATGTCCTCGGTCGCCTTCGCGGTCTGGGTGGCGAGGCTCTTCACCTCGCTCGCCACGACGGCGAAGCCCTTGCCGGCCTCTCCCGCCCGCGCCGCCTCGATGGTGGCGTTCAGCGCCAGCAGGTTGGTCTGTCCGGCGATGGAGTTGATCAGCTCGACCACCGCGCCGATCTGCTCGGCGGCCGACGCGAGGCCGGTGACGATGCCGGTGGTGTTCGACGTCTCGGTCACCGCGCGGGACGCGGTCTGGGCCGCGCTTTCGACCTGGCGGCTGATCGCGGAGATCGACCCGCGCAGCTCCTCGCTGGCCAGGGCGGCGGATTCGACGCTGTCGGAGGCCCCCTGCGCGGCACCGGCGGCGGCATGGGCCGCGTCGGTGGTGCTG contains:
- a CDS encoding ABC transporter ATP-binding protein, giving the protein MNAAVQSSTGNAGEILAVSNLTRIFGGLTAVRDVTMTVRTGEVVGLIGPNGAGKTTLFNMLGGSLPPSSGSIRFDGSDCTGAPSHVMGQRGVSRTFQITSLFPSLTALDNVRSAAYRTTRAGWGAAILRNAAYRREEEELRRKALEILAFCDLDHRADTLADAMSYGEQRRLEIAIALAAEPRLLLLDEPAAGMNPEEGQRLVEMIRRIRARGVTVLLVEHHMRVVASVCDRLVVLDHGVKIAEGPPAQVLNDAEVIRVYLGREPVDA
- a CDS encoding serine hydrolase domain-containing protein; the protein is MTIWQGMEPKPRSQPDRRSVLAAAAAAVGSLLPGSLPAAAAGRPASPADAVGRALLDRTLLDRALDRAAGLDQLHALVIGRHGTVVSAEAFRGPPVGRKVNVKSVSKTIVASLAGVALDRGLLRGVDATLGVTAPDLVPAGADPRVRGITMAQLLTMQAGLEPTSGPGYGRWIGSRNWVADALGRPFVAEPGERMIYSTGSYHVLGAVLARVSGRSLLSLARDWLGRPLGIDLPGWTRDPQGYYLGGNNMALSPLDLFRFGEMWSRGGVWDGRPVVSAAWAQASWIPRTRSPYSGDAYGYGWFLAESNGHRIAYARGYGGQMLYLVPSLGLTVVVTSDPTRPARSDGYVGELGALLTGHIMPAAEMA
- a CDS encoding ABC transporter ATP-binding protein; this encodes MLKVEGLKVRYGHREAVHNVSLTVEDGELVTLVGSNGAGKTTTLKAISALLRPSGGTITFDGERIDRLAPHQVIERGLVHVPEGRQLFPDMTVLEHLELGALRGRPGSMGFAERLRWVYELFPILAERRTQKAGTMSGGQQQLVAFGRGLMANPKCLMLDEPTLGLAPIIVDTLADTIRSLHGTGITILLVEQRVDLALRLADRAYVLETGRVVMEDSAQTLLADPRIKTAYLGL
- a CDS encoding GNAT family N-acetyltransferase, which codes for MTLHADVRDNAADSRYELTVDGATAVAVYELRDGEIAFTHTEVPKSLSGQGIASALAKGALEDVRARGLKAVPLCSFFAGYIERNPEFHDLVR
- a CDS encoding branched-chain amino acid ABC transporter permease, translated to MDFTVFAQQIANGLVNGMAYVLIATGLTLVFGVLRIVNFAHGEFYMLGAYITYFIGTLFGLDYLAAAAISAVVVAGLGIAANKLIFWPLRRDHEFTILLSSLGLALLIANGGELLFGADPKYVESPFADEVLEIGTVTLTQQRVLVFAAAVVALVAVYLFIRYSRFGKMMRATAQNPDGAALTGINIGLVHTYTFALACGLAALSGALVGPTVMIFPTIGNWAVLKGFIVVIMGGLGSVTGALFAGLLLGVIESLGGGYISLGFMEAIGYAMIIAVLLWRPNGLFSTARGLR
- a CDS encoding branched-chain amino acid ABC transporter permease; amino-acid sequence: MSTHSHGRPLAQPFAIGGGVAALAVLPFLAGNAYLEHLLVLWMLYALLALSLNIVIGYLGELTFGHAAFVGVGAYTSAILSTQLGLPPLLGLPMAGLVAAMFGLVIGYAALRVVGPQFAILTLGFGAILFTITNHWVDLTRGPMGISDIPPMAVGPLTFTAARETYYLVLVLVLATAYLCHALVSSRTGRAFLAVRENAPLAASLGINVFHTKLLGFVAATAIAGIGGAIYAHYIRVITPDIMGVHNVAALIIVVIIGGRGTILGPILGALVYIGLLESLRVAGPLRMVIFAALLTGTVVFLPGGLVSLWQRWRNSHKAENNLPAAANGLPSTEGGAK
- a CDS encoding malate/lactate/ureidoglycolate dehydrogenase — encoded protein: MGEHPDMNETLDMNETPKDPFAAAASFNAGVYGTGVRPVTAERLAEAVRLLLRAAGSDAAEAGVVADHLVEANLRGHDSHGVGMLAMYMPAIAAGLLRPNQHATVLGRSGPFLSVGGGSGYGQAIAREAMDLAIAQARQEGLVALSLRDTHHIGRVGSYGEQCSDAGLVALAFVNVVTRPAVAPHDGTRPRLGTNPICIAVPATPANPALVLDFATSAVAVGKCRVAMNKGREMASGLLLDADGEATLDPGVMFREPSGALLPLGGTAGGHKGFGLALMCDVLAGALASAMPGTPSHQDSGRVMNNLFAIVFDPARGGNAHWAADLDDLLAYVRDTPAAPGAEAVQLPGEPERRTRAQRLADGIPLDGATLAMLESLGRERGVEVAGLLA
- a CDS encoding FAD-binding oxidoreductase, with translation MAGGDVIGRARAIVGPAQVLCEPADTAPFLADWRGRYRGTALGVVHPADAAQVAAVVRLCAETGTPLVPQGGNTGVVGGAIPDASGRSLVLCLSRLNRVREVDPVGDSLTVEAGCTLAAVQAAAEAAGRLFPMSLGSEGSCQIGGTIATNAGGTAVLRYGPMRDLVLGLEVVLPDGTLWDGLRALRKDNTGYALKHLFIGAEGTLGIVTAATLKLFPRPRSSATAFLALASLEAALEVFSRLRGTLGDRVTTAEILSEAQLAAVLAHVPGTVRPLATPAPWCLLAEVTDPMAGLDLAGALEAVLAEGLEDGSIADALVARSEAQAAALWKLRHSVSEANRKSGIVIGHDTAVPTARIPDFVVRATAAIAAVRADARVMAVGHIGDGNIHLVAILPESARTTGKPLEPAAQAISAAVHRVAVELGGTISAEHGIGQSGRDALAVFKGPAEMALMDGIKRLFDPRGIMNPGKVVGPATP